From one Oncorhynchus clarkii lewisi isolate Uvic-CL-2024 chromosome 6, UVic_Ocla_1.0, whole genome shotgun sequence genomic stretch:
- the LOC139411417 gene encoding neuronal acetylcholine receptor subunit alpha-5-like — MLRVGPAATTLLLLLSYCCCHLCHSLGIPKLSSYAKTEDKLFKNLFRNYQKWVRPVEYLNGTVRVRFGLAISQLVDVDEKNQLMTTNVWMKQEWLDMKLRWDPGDYLGITNIRVPSDSIWIPDIVLYDNADGRFEGSVTKAVVKYDGTIIWTQPANYKSACIIDVTFFPFDLQNCSMKFGSWTYDGSQVDILLEDFHVDKRDYFDNGEWEIVKATGSRGLRMDGPCHFPFITYSFIIRRLPLFYTLFLIIPCIGLSFLTILVFYLPSNGGEKISLCTSVLVSLTVFLLVIEEIIPSSSKVIPLIGEYLVFTMIFVTLSIVITVFAINIHHRSSSTHQGMAPWVRRIFLHRLPKLLCMRSHVDRYATPGGAREGLTGREWAGLARREGVVGGITKGCSPESTPHLSSRNNLQAALDSIRYITMHVVKENEVREVVQDWKFVAQVLDRVFLWTFLLVSVLGSALLFIPVIYKWANIIVPNHAGGSG; from the exons ATGCTGAGAGTTGGGCCAGCGGCCACCACTCTACTCCTGCTGCTGTCATACTGCTGCTGCCACCTGTGTCACTCTCTGG GAATCCCTAAACTGTCCTCCTATGCCAAGACAGAGGACAAACTGTTCAAGAACCTCTTCAGAAACTACCAGAAATGGGTGAGGCCTGTGGAATACCTCAACGGCACAGTACGGGTCAGATTTGGACTGGCCATCTCCCAGCTAGTGGACGTG GACGAGAAGAACCAGCTGATGACAACCAATGTGTGGATGAAACAG gAATGGTTGGACATGAAGCTACGCTGGGACCCTGGTGACTACCTGGGCATCACTAACATCAGAGTCCCCTCGGACTCCATCTGGATCCCAGACATTGTGCTCTATGACAA TGCCGATGGACGTTTTGAGGGCTCTGTCACCAAGGCTGTTGTCAAGTATGATGGCACCATCATCTGGACACAGCCCGCTAACTACAAGTCAGCCTGCATCATCGATGTCACCTTCTTCCCCTTTGACCTGCAGAACTGCTCCATGAAGTTTGGCTCCTGGACCTATGATGGCTCACAG GTTGACATCCTCCTGGAGGACTTCCATGTAGATAAGAGGGACTACTTTGACAATGGTGAATGGGAGATAGTGAAAGCGACAGGCAGCCGTGGTCTGAGGATGGACGGTCCCTGCCACTTCCCCTTCATCACCTACTCCTTTATCATCCGTAGACTGCCGCTCTTCTACACcctcttcctcattatcccctgtaTCGGCCTTTCCTTCCTCACCATCCTGGTCTTCTACCTTCCCTCCAACGGCGGGGAGAAGATCTCCCTGTGCACCTCTGTGCTGGTGTCCCTCACCGTCTTCCTGCTCGTGATCGAGGAGATTATTCCGTCCTCCTCCAAGGTCATCCCTCTTATCGGGGAGTACCTGGTGTTCACCATGATCTTTGTCACGCTCTCAATTGTCATCACCGTCTTCGCTATCAACATCCACCACCGCTCCTCATCCACGCACCAAGGCATGGCGCCCTGGGTGCGCCGTATCTTCCTGCACAGGCTGCCTAAGCTGCTGTGTATGCGCAGCCACGTGGACCGCTATGCTACCCCAGGCGGGGCCAGGGAAGGACTGACAGGGAGAGAGTGGGCAGGACTGGCAAGAAGAGAGGGGGTAGTAGGGGGCATTACGAAGGGTTGTTCACCAGAGtccacccctcatctctcctctaggAATAACCTGCAGGCTGCTTTGGACTCTATCCGTTACATCACCATGCATGTGGTCAAGGAGAACGAGGTCAGAGAG gtggtgCAGGACTGGAAGTTTGTGGCTCAAGTTCTGGATCGTGTGTTCCTGTGGACCTTTCTCCTGGTCTCAGTActgggctctgctctgctcttcatCCCTGTCATCTACAAATGGGCAAACATCATCGTCCCCAACCATGCAGGCGGCAGCGGATAA
- the LOC139411415 gene encoding UDP-glucuronosyltransferase 2B13-like — translation MMTYIGSMTLCLLLFLLIMCGSVCHGGKLLVFPGEGSHWVNMDILIKALHSQGHTITVVRMTKSWYIKEESPYYSSITIPVTDAADEEFVKPILKKIIDIERGTSSVLNFIHLQIEMFSARSKFHKYASDLATAVLKDKDLIKTLKESQYDLVLTDPFWGGGILVAHYLQLPLVYNVRWTISGEGHLIIAPSPMSYIPMILSGHSDKMTFTERVKNMLLYLLFTVRDRLIVWPHYQAVCDEFFQPGVDFKELLQAADLWLMRVDFVFEFPRPTMPNVIYMGGFQCKPAKPLPQELEEFVHSSGEHGVIIMSLGTFVTEFPHDIADVIAAAFSQLPQKVIWRHKGDRPSSLGNNTLVVDWMPQNDLLGHPKTRLFVAHGGTNGVQEAIYHGIPVVGLPLFNDQYDNLLRLKKRGGAKLLSMATVDKNNNFLEALQEVLDEPSYRMNMQRLSRLHRDVPMEPLDTALFWIEFVMRHKGAAHLRTDSYKMPWYSYHSVDVVLMLLGVVSVLLLLLVAIVRYLCIRKCLKRKIKSE, via the coding sequence ATGATGACATACATTGGAAGCATGACTTTGTGCCTTTTGTTATTTCTGTTGATTATGTGTGGTTCAGTTTGCCATGGTGGGAAGTTGCTGGTCTTTCCTGGGGAGGGAAGTCACTGGGTTAACATGGACATTTTGATCAAGGCTCTTCACTCTCAGGGACACACCATCACAGTGGTACGAATGACAAAAAGTTGGTATATCAAAGAAGAATCGCCCTACTACAGTTCTATTACAATACCTGTCACTGACGCTGCGGATGAGGAATTTGTAAAGCCAATTTTGAAGAAAATAattgatatagagagaggaaCGAGCTCTGTATTAAactttatacatttgcaaatcgAGATGTTCTCTGCCAGGTCTAAGTTTCATAAATATGCTAGTGACTTAGCAACTGCTGTATTGAAAGACAAGGATTTAATAAAGACCCTAAAGGAGAGCCAGTATGACCTGGTGCTTACTGACCCATTTTGGGGAGGAGGTATATTGGTGGCTCACTATCTTCAGCTACCTCTAGTCTACAATGTACGGTGGACAATCAGTGGAGAGGGACATTTAATTATTGCACCATCACCAATGTCGTACATTCCAATGATTTTATCAGGGCACTCAGACAAAATGACTTTCACAGAGAGAGTAAAGAACATGCTTTTATATTTGCTATTTACTGTTCGGGACAGGTTGATTGTCTGGCCACATTACCAGGCTGTTTGTGATGAGTTTTTCCAACCAGGTGTCGACTTCAAAGAGTTATTACAAGCTGCTGATTTATGGCTCATGAGAGTTGACTTTGTGTTTGAGTTCCCTCGTCCCACCATGCCTAATGTTATCTATATGGGAGGGTTCCAATGTAAACCTGCCAAACCTCTTCCCCAAGAACTGGAGGAGTTTGTTCATAGTTCAGGGGAACATGGAGTCATTATCATGTCTTTGGGGACTTTCGTTACTGAATTTCCACATGATATAGCTGATGTGATTGCTGCTGCTTTTTCCCAACTGCCTCAGAAGGTAATCTGGAGACACAAAGGAGACAGGCCATCTTCTCTGGGCAACAACACCTTAGTAGTTGACTGGATGCCTCAGAATGATCTGTTAGGACACCCTAAGACAAGGCTGTTTGTAGCTCATGGAGGAACAAATGGGGTTCAAGAGGCTATTTACCATGGAATTCCTGTTGTGGGTCTACCTCTGTTTAATGATCAATATGACAACCTCCTTCGTCTGAAAAAGAGAGGAGGAGCAAAGCTTTTATCCATGGCAACAGTAGACAAGAACAATAACTTCCTAGAGGCCTTACAGGAAGTTCTGGATGAGCCGTCCTACAGGATGAACATGCAGAGACTCTCCAGGCTACACCGGGACGTGCCAATGGAACCCCTAGACACTGCCCTCTTCTGGATTGAGTTTGTCATGAGACACAAAGGTGCTGCTCACCTGCGTACAGACTCCTACAAAATGCCTTGGTACTCCTACCACTCTGTAGATGTTGTCCTGATGTTGTTGGGTGTTGTGTcagtgcttcttcttcttcttgttgcaATAGTCAGATATTTATGCATTAGAAAATGCTTGAAAAGAAAGATTAAAAGTGAATGA